The following are from one region of the Plutella xylostella chromosome 21, ilPluXylo3.1, whole genome shotgun sequence genome:
- the LOC105393727 gene encoding furin-like protease 2 → MWVSLLVCVWGVAGGARGEGGAAGRRAGATYHNQFAVHVPAGAHHADDIAARLGYVNHGQIGSLKGYYLLEHHTISKRSAEPSHEHHRLLNEEPQVRWVQQQRERRRVKRDYSYDGALWSQLSRRLPAHRTHHRALASSPFFPDPLFKEQWYLNGGAKDGLDMNVAPAWQKGYTGKGVVVSILDDGIQTNHPDLAQNYDPNASTDINGNDEDPMPQDNGDNKHGTRCAGEVAGVAFNQYCGVGIAYNASIGGVRMLDGVVNDAVEARALGLNPDHIDIYSASWGPEDDGKTVDGPGPLARRAFIYGVTSGRRGKGSIFVWASGNGGRHTDSCNCDGYTNSIFTLSISSATQGGYKPWYLEECSSTLATTYSSGTPGHDKSVATVDMDGRLRPDHICTVEHTGTSASAPLAAGICALALEANPELTWRDLQYLVVMTSRSEPLEKESGWVVNGVKRKVSHKFGYGLMDASQMVSLAEQWVNVPSQHICKSQEINEDKQIDPSFGYTLNAHMDVNGCSGTVNEVRFLEHVQCKISLRFFPRGNLKILLTSPMGTTSTLLFERPRDVVSANFDDWPFLSVHYWGERAEGRWNLQVINGGNRHVNQPGILKKWQLIFYGTAIDPVRSRTKKPVQPTFAFPTTADGYVGIGDSYYNTDQFSSYQNFPSLFAAGSDPEKSVAALDGQNIPLPQGHSVLADSNDRKVQHDCDPECDGQGCYGKGPNQCIACKHYRLDDACVSRCPPRSFANQGGVCWPCHESCETCVGAGQDSCLTCAPAHMLVADLAVCLQQCPDGYWEDTEASTCRPCAAHCATCSESADMCTSCEHHLVLHGGTCLASCPPSYYETDDYSCAKCHVTCDTCEGSGEAQCVTCHPATYSLEGRCVPTCPSGYYADKKRKECMKCGNGCATCTSAFCLTCEPSYELNKKGKCVLIGSEHCAANEFSDTGRCRKCHSNCETCFGETDKQCLTCPSPMLLEDNECLSECKRGFYAEAGRCARCVHGCSTCASRLNCTACAGSLRLQSGACRTSCADGYYADRGTCAKCYLSCRTCSGPRRDQCASCPSGWRLAAGECHPECPQGFYPTLDGCRHCHHYCRECSDSGPLKCTSCPPRFMLDGGLCMECLGSQYYDAASETCKACDATCRTCLGPGQFSCTGCSMPNKLDRLNNQCVPCCSNSTAGRDCCHCNVETGDCINSSPAGKRRIAEPSALRAATAQQPAAASAGAAVVAVAAVAATLFLLVLLALQARSGRRDPQSERAKGVVYSPLACADDADVAVLTSRNAFPTRDGEEESLLEHCT, encoded by the exons ATGTGGGTGTCGCTGCTGGTGTGCGTGTGGGGCGtggcggggggcgcgcggggcgagggcggggcggcggggcggcgcgcgggggccACCTACCACAACCAGTTCGCGGTGCACGTGCCTGCGGGCGCGCACCACGCGGACGACATCGCCGCGCGCCTCGGCTACGTCAACCATGGACAG aTTGGATCCCTGAAGGGATACTATTTGTTGGAACATCACACAATAAGCAAGAGGTCTGCAGAGCCGAGCCACGAGCACCATCGACTATTGAATGAGGAGCCGCAG GTCCGATGGGTGCAACAGCAGCGCGAGCGGCGGCGCGTGAAGCGCGACTACTCGTACGACGGCGCGCTGTGGTCGCAGCTGTCGCGGCGGCTGCCTGCGCACCGCACGCACCATCGCGCGCTCGCCTCCTCGCCCTTCTTCCCCGACCCGCTGTTCAAGGAGCAGTGGTACTTG aatGGAGGTGCCAAAGACGGGCTAGATATGAACGTAGCGCCTGCGTGGCAGAAAGGATACACTGGGAAAGGAGTAGTGGTTTCCATACTCGACGATGGAATCCAAACCAACCACCCAGATCTTGCACAGAATTAT GATCCCAATGCATCCACTGATATAAACGGAAACGATGAAGATCCAATGCCCCAAGACAATGGTGACAATAAACACGGTACAAGATGCGCGGGTGAAGTGGCTGGTGTGGCCTTCAACCAGTACTGCGGCGTCGGTATAGCGTACAACGCCAGTATAGGCGGAGTCAGGATGCTGGACGGAGTAGTCAATGACGCAGTGGAAGCTAGAGCCCTGGGGCTTAATCCCGATCACATTGATATTTACAGTGCATCGTGGGGCCCTGAAGATGACGGGAAAACTGTAGATGGTCCTGGGCCTTTAGCTAGGAG AGCATTTATTTATGGAGTAACAAGCGGTCGAAGAGGCAAAGGATCTATATTTGTGTGGGCCTCAGGAAACGGTGGGAGGCATACTGATTCGTGTAACTGTGATGGTTACACAAATAGTATATTTACTCTTTCAATATCGAGTGCCACTCAGGGCGGGTACAAGCCGTGGTACTTAGAAGAATGCTCCTCGACTTTAGCTACAACTTACAGCTCCGGAACGCCTGGACATGATAAGAGTGTAGCAACTGTCGATATGGACGGAAGGTTGCGACCTGATCACATATGTACTGTAGAACACACGGGAACCTCGGCCTCCGCCCCGCTGGCTGCCGGGATCTGTGCTTTAGCTTTAGAAGCCAATCCTGAATTAACCTGGAGAGATTTGCAGTACCTCGTTGTAATGACATCTAGATCAGAACCATTAGAGAAAGAAAGCGGATGGGTTGTAAATGGCGTAAAGAGGAAAGTTAGTCACAAATTTGGTTACGGATTAATGGACGCTTCACAAATGGTCTCACTAGCGGAACAGTGGGTGAATGTTCCATCACAACACATTTGTAAATCACAAGAAATAAACGAAGATAAACAGATTGATCCTTCTTTCGGTTATACGTTAAATGCTCACATGGATGTAAATGGCTGCAGTGGAACAGTTAATGAAGTACGTTTCCTTGAACATGTTCAATGTAAAATCTCATTGAGATTCTTCCCTAGAGGAAATTTAAAGATATTACTGACATCTCCGATGGGAACCACGTCCACTTTACTTTTTGAACGACCACGAGATGTTGTTAGTGCAAACTTCGATGATTGGCCCTTCTTGAGTGTTCATTACTGGGGTGAGCGAGCAGAAGGTAGATGGAATTTGCAAGTCATCAATGGTGGTAACAGACACGTGAACCAACCTGGTATACTGAAGAAATGGCAGTTAATCTTCTATGGTACGGCAATCGATCCGGTTAGATCACGAACAAAGAAACCGGTGCAGCCTACATTTGCCTTTCCCACCACAGCAGATGGTTACGTAGGCATCGGAGACTCTTACTACAATACTGACCAATTTTCAAGTTACCAAAACTTCCCGTCTCTATTCGCTGCCGGATCAGACCCAGAGAAATCTGTTGCTGCTCTAGACGGACAAAACATCCCTCTTCCTCAAGGGCACAGCGTCCTCGCTGATTCCAACGATAGAAAAGTCCAACACGACTGCGATCCAGAATGTGATGGCCAAGGATGCTACGGGAAGGGGCCAAATCAGTGCATAGCGTGTAAGCACTACCGACTAGACGATGCCTGCGTATCTCGCTGTCCCCCTAGAAGTTTCGCAAACCAAGGAGGAGTATGCTGGCCTTGCCATGAATCTTGTGAAACTTGTGTCGGTGCAGGCCAGGACTCGTGTTTAACTTGTGCTCCGGCGCACATGCTAGTGGCTGACTTGGCAGTGTGTCTACAGCAGTGTCCAGACGGCTATTGGGAAGATACGGAAGCGTCGACTTGCAGGCCTTGCGCAGCTCACTGCGCCACCTGTTCGGAAAGTGCCGATATGTGCACATCATGCGAGCATCATTTGGTCCTCCACGGGGGTACCTGCCTCGCTTCCTGTCCTCCCTCGTACTACGAGACAGATGACTACTCCTGCGCTAAGTGTCACGTGACATGCGACACGTGTGAAGGATCCGGGGAAGCCCAGTGTGTGACTTGCCATCCGGCCACGTACTCACTTGAAGGCAGATGTGTCCCGACCTGCCCGAGCGGTTACTACGCTGATAAGAAGAGGAAGGAGTGCATGAA gTGCGGAAACGGCTGCGCCACCTGCACAAGTGCCTTCTGTTTGACTTGCGAGCCTTCGTATGAGTTGAACAAGAAGGGTAAATGTGTTCTGATTGGCTCCGAGCATTGCGCCGCCAACGAGTTTAGCGATACCGGCCGCTGCAGGAAATGTCACTCGAACTGCGAAACTTGCTTCGGCGAAACTGACAAACAGTGTCTGACGTGCCCCTCGCCGATGCTACTTGAGGATAATGA ATGTCTGTCAGAATGCAAGCGCGGCTTCTACGCCGAAGCGGGCCGCTGCGCGCGCTGCGTGCACGGCTGTTCAACCTGCGCATCCCGTCTAAACTGCACCGCCTGTGCCGGCTCCCTACGCCTGCAGTCCGGCGCCTGTCGCACTTCCTGTGCTGATGGATACTACGCGGACCGAGGGACCTGTGCCAAGTGCTACCTGTCGTGCAGGACCTGCAGCGGGCCGAGAAGGGACCAGTGCGCGTCGTGCCCGTCAGGGTGGAGACTGGCGGCTGGAGAGTGCCATCCGGAGTGTCCGCAGG GCTTCTACCCGACTCTCGACGGATGCCGGCACTGCCACCACTACTGCCGCGAGTGCTCGGACTCGGGCCCGCTCAAGTGCACCTCCTGCCCGCCGCGCTTCATGCTGGACGGGGGCCTCTGCATGGAGTGTCTCGGCTCGCAGTACTACGATGCCGCCAGCGAGACCTGCAAGGCTTGTGACGCGACTTGCAGGACTTGTCTGGGGCCCGGACAGTTCAGTTGCACGGGATGCTCGATGCCGAATAAGCTGGATCG ATTGAACAATCAGTGCGTGCCGTGCTGCAGTAACTCCACGGCCGGGCGCGATTGCTGTCATTGTAATGTGGAAACAG GTGACTGCATAAACTCGTCGCCGGCGGGCAAGCGGCGCATCGCGGAGCCGAGCGCGCTCCGCGCCGCGACCGCGCAGCAGCCGGCCGCGGCCAGCGCAGGCGCCGCCGTCGTGGCCGTCGCAGCCGTCGCCGCCACGCTCTTCCTATTAGTGCTGCTGGCTTTACAG GCTCGCAGCGGCCGGCGGGATCCGCAGAGCGAGAGAGCCAAAGGGGTAGTGTACAGCCCTCTCGCTTGCGCCGATGACGCTGACGTAGCAGTGCTGACGTCACGTAACGCGTTCCCGACTCGTGACGGGGAAGAAGAATCACTGTTAGAACACTGCACATAG